In Chloroflexota bacterium, the sequence TTCCGGCCATAAGAGACCTCCTCTCCACCACCCACCTCCCCGTCCTGGCCTCGGGGGGCATCTCCCGCCTGGAGCACCTTGGGAAGCTCCGGGCACTGGGGGTGGAGGGGGCCATCATCGGCCGCGCCCTCTACACCGGAGATATAGACCTGAAGCAGGCCCTGGGCCTGATGAACACAATCAAGCCTTCCCCCTGATCCCCACCAGCCCTGTCCACCCGTCGCCCAGGAGACCATCTCGGGTTCTTCCCCGGGAGGCAGCTTCTAGGGCCTGACCCCCAGAGTAGCGGTGACCTCAAGGGTTCCGCCATCGCGGACCACACTCAGGGTGACCTTATCCCCGGCCTTCCTTGTACTGAAATAGCTCACCAGGTCTTCCACACTCCCTACAGAGCGGCCGTCTACTGCCCTGATTATGTCCCCACCCAAAGCCAGCCTTCCGCTGGCGTCGGTGCCGCCACCTTTAAGTCCTGCCTTCTCCGCGGGACTGTTCGGTACGACGGCCACCACGTAGACGCCCTGGCTTACAGAAAGACCCAGGCCGCTGGCGACTGACGGGGTCAGGGCTGCGCCGCTGATACCCAGCCAGGGACGGGCTACCTGCTCACCAGCCATCAGGGAAGGCAAGGCCCTGGTAGCCACGTTTGAAGGTACGGCGAAGCCGATGCCGCCGGCGCCCGCGCCCGTTTCAATCGCTGTAATGATGCCAACCACCATGCCCTGGGAATCCAGCAGCGGTCCGCCCGAGTTCCCCGGGTATATCGCGGCGTCGGTCTGCAACATCCCTGTCATGCTGCTGCCGCCAAGACTGCGGTTCAGGCCACTGATAACCCCCACAGTGATAGAGCCGTCCAGACCAAAGGGGCTACCCAGGGCTATCGCCATCTGTCCGGGCTTTACGGCGCTGGAGTCGCCAAGCTGAAGCGGGGCAATTCCTGATACCGATGAAGGGTCGACGCTGAGCAGGGCCAGGTCGTCAGCCGAGTCGGTGCCAACCACTTTGGCGTCAACGGTATTCCCGCCCTTCAGTACAACCTGGATACTCGACACTCCAACGACGACATGGTTGTTAGTGAGGATGTGCCCCTGGCTATCTACCAGGAAGCCGGAGCCCTGCCCCTCCTGTAGAGACCAGCCGCGAAAACCACTCCCCTGCTGGGTCACCTTGACTTCCACCACTGCCGGGCTGGCGCTGTCATAAATGGATACAACGGTGTTTTCATCGTAGAGGGCGGTCGCCGCCGAGGCCCTGCTCAGGGGGAGGGCCGCCCCCGGGCTGACCCACATGTAGCCTGTTGCCACTGTCAGCAGGAGCGCAACCATCGCGACCGCGGAAAGAAGCTTCCCTTTCACTAACCTCATCTTCCTGCTCCTTTCCGTTACTGAGACCCCAGAACTGGCGTTATGAGGATACCCGTGGCCTGGATAGAGCCATCGGCCTGGCGTTCCCCTGAGACCGTGATACTCTCACCTGCGGAGATGTCCCCGAGGCTGCCTGCGCCCATCTTCTGGATGGAAGTGCTGCCGTCAACCATGACGCGAACAGCACCCTGGGGTGTGTTGAGAGTCACCACATTGCCCTCAATCTTCTCTACCGCCCCCACGGTTCCCCCCCTGCCAGCAAACCCACCCAGGCCTCCGGGAAAGGATGAGCCGGGCTGAGGCGTGCCCTGTCCAGGCTGAGGCGTGCCCTGTTGGGTGCCTCTCTGGCCGAGGCCGGCTGCGAGCTGACTGCGCTGGCTCTGTAGCTCCTGGGTAGCCTGTTCCCTGCCCTGGCTCTTGCCGATGGCAATGCCCCCGGCGAAAGCCCCTCCCAGCACCCCCCCCAGGACGACTACCACCGCCAGCC encodes:
- a CDS encoding trypsin-like peptidase domain-containing protein; protein product: MRLVKGKLLSAVAMVALLLTVATGYMWVSPGAALPLSRASAATALYDENTVVSIYDSASPAVVEVKVTQQGSGFRGWSLQEGQGSGFLVDSQGHILTNNHVVVGVSSIQVVLKGGNTVDAKVVGTDSADDLALLSVDPSSVSGIAPLQLGDSSAVKPGQMAIALGSPFGLDGSITVGVISGLNRSLGGSSMTGMLQTDAAIYPGNSGGPLLDSQGMVVGIITAIETGAGAGGIGFAVPSNVATRALPSLMAGEQVARPWLGISGAALTPSVASGLGLSVSQGVYVVAVVPNSPAEKAGLKGGGTDASGRLALGGDIIRAVDGRSVGSVEDLVSYFSTRKAGDKVTLSVVRDGGTLEVTATLGVRP